The Hippoglossus hippoglossus isolate fHipHip1 chromosome 16, fHipHip1.pri, whole genome shotgun sequence genomic sequence TGGACCCAGCACACACCTTTCCCCTCCACCCTGCAGTTAGCACACATTATTCAGTTAAAACACAATTAACAGCATAATCACAATTAACttagtgtgtgaatgtgcttcACTCacggctgcagctcctccagcagcagctccaccagggTCTTCATGATGAGCGTCGCAGTGGGTGAAGACAGGTCTGCCAGTTGAACGAACACTCTCCTCAGCATGGCTAAGAGAGGAGGGCATGtagttccacacacacacctcagcgcCTCAGAAAACACTTTCCACTGCGCCCGTATGTGCATGCTCCACAGCTTCCTTGTGTTTAAAGCTACAGCCACATCTTGGACTGATATCACCTACGGAGACAGCAGTATGTCAACACAATCATTCTTATGTACCAAACAGATAAGCAGGTAGAGGGGTAGGAGTGAGAAGAGGTACCTGAGTGCTCTGCATCGGGAGTGGCAGAGGCAGGAGCTCAGACAGCAGCGTCAGACCAGAGAACAGACCTTCAGGGGCTTTCAGCAGTGAGCCCAGCACCTCCTTCAGCATCAGTGACCAAGTGTTACTGGCCAGAGTCTCTTCTGTATGAGTcacctgcagcaaacacacacattgtctcaGAAAAATGATGCCCAGTGACACTTTCTGAGTTGTATTGATTGGTTAAACAAAAAGCCTTCGTCCTCCCTCAGTCACACACCTTCTCATTGACACCCTGTGTGAAGGTGAGCAGCACATCCACAATTAAAGCCTGCACTCTGGTCTCCTCCCCGTCCAGACGTCCAGACGCAGGGATGGAGCAAACAATCATGTGGAGCGTCACCAACACACTGGCAACACGAGTGTCCCTGAACTGAAAGGCTCCCCGGCGGAGGAGCTCTGTCAACATGGTGCGCAACAACCTGAGCGTGCTGATGCATATACTGAGGATCATGCAGCGTTGCGGCGTGGGGCCCATGTGTCCGTGCACACGCCATGGCTGCAGCAACACGCTGCACAGCTTCTGCAGGATACGCACACACGTATCCAGACCCTCGCCTGAGAACAGCTGAACCCCTGCGAGACTCCACTTGAGATCCCTCTGCTGACCTGCAGAAAGGAGGCGACATGGTGAGAAATGTGTACGATAGAGAAGACCAGAAGTGTAGTTACAGAGCAGCTTATTTTGAGATTCAATGAACaccttgaaaaataaaaccatgctTTGTGTCCTTTACCTTCGACGGCAGGAGGGGGGCTGGCAATGTGACCGAGAACCCTGAGCGCAGTGACAAGACCAGTTCCGTCAGCAGtcaacacattttccacattctgAATGGAAGAgaaaatacatctttaaaaatcaCAGCAATCATTATTTGTATATAGCCTGGACTCAAACATGCTACGGAACAGGTACATGTTGGAGTTGTTCAGACTTGTCAGTGAAGTGCTGCATTCCAAGGTAATATAACTGATGATTTTGCAGTTCAGAAGCAGGATGAGTTGAGAACACACAGTTTAGTGTGTAACTTCTTGCTTTGTTAACAGTTTTGTTGTTTATAAAGTTTGCATTCTTATGTACGTTACGGGAATATGAGCCACCCTGCCAGCTGAACTGTTTTTTTACGTGGTGACAAAAATGCTCCATTTTCCTCTGATGATAATATTGAATGAGCTCTATAAATATCAgctgaataaaaatgattttacttAGAGAGGCCAGTCCCTGGTGGTTCGGGTTATGTGAGAGGCTTTGATTCCTTCAAAGAAAGAACTCAATGTTGTAGACAAATCACTGGCAGCCACCCAAACACTGACAACTGAGATTTATCACTCAGGAAGTATTAGGATTGTCTCCAGGGAATATAAGAGACTGAAAGACGAAGTGAAAACATAGTGAAATGTTGCTTTACTTCAGCAGGATGTTTACTGAGTGAGATCTGTACCTGTTTAATGTATTCTAGAAGGGTGGGAATGCTGCCGATCTCAAAGCGAAGTTTTTCGAGAGGCTCCAACCATTTACTGAGCTctgaagaataaaagaaagacacattcacaacaaaacCTTCTTATATGACATGATAACTAGGTCTACATTAGCGATAGTTACCTTGTAACTTGGCATTGGTGTCATCAGCCTTGGCTAAGGAGAGCAGTGGAGAAGCAAACTGTTCCATCATCCTCAGTTCATTAGAGCTCTGCACCACAAGTAACACCAGCATACAGGCATAATTATATGTCACTGCTTTGCGAGCCTTCGCTTCactaaaagagaagaagacaaaaacagTGGAAACATAATCAGACACCAGTGcaaagtgatgaagaggaacaaAAGGCGAAGAAGACAACAGCTGTACCCCTGTCCATCTTTGCTGTGGTGCTGGAGCAGGGTCACCAGACAGGAGAGGTTGTTGTCCAGGCTACAAATGTGGGCCACAGCACTGCGACCGGTCTGAGTGAAGGTCATCAGGTAGAGCGCATGCAGCAACCCCAGTACCTCTGCATTGTCACCTTCCTCCAgcccagctcccccctctcctcctgtggCCACATGGCTCATGAGCTCTGACACACCCTGCAGAGCATGCAGCGCCTGCATTAACCACACGCCGAAGCCCTCTTCCCCGAACCCGGGCCCGGTGAGAGCTCCCTCTCCACCGGTCAAAGTGCTCTCCTCGCTCTCGGCGTCAGACATCGATGCCAGAAGACGCAGCAGCAGGTTGGTGGGGCTGGGCTGggcgaggaggaagagcagacCTGGCTGGGTGAGCGACAGGAAGCGCAGGACCTCTCTGACTGCTTGAGTGACACCTACGTGCCCAGCCGCAGCAGCTGCCGACAACACAACTGTCGTGCTCTCCAAGAAATGGCACGCATGCATATAcctgagaaaaaagaaagagcaatATTATAAATCTAATCAACGAGTCACAACATTCAACTGCGTGTCTGAGTTTCTGCATTGTGTAGGTTGTAGGGTCAGCAGGTAAATATGTACCTATACAGTGCTGGATATGGATCGTCTCTCTCCTGTGGTCCCGTTATTCTTGCAGAAGTTGGGAAAGCTTTTCCAGGCGGCTGCACCATGCAGTAAGGGGCCGTCTCTAGCAGGTGATGCAACTCTTCCAGAACCCCTGCCAACCTATCGAGCTCTGCTTCGCACACAGGGGGGTAGGCTAGCGATGGCTCCTCCTCCATGGGGCTgtcggcctcctccatgtcctccTGTGGATGATAGCTGCGATCAATACAGAAATATATGTACTCTGGTGTTTCAAACATACCTGTGTGTGCATCTATGTACCTGGTGTGTTTCactccatgctgctgctgtattcTGAAGGTCGACCAGTACCTCGTACATGTGACTCTTCTGTAATATGGCATTGCCAGCAGTTATGACCCTCACGGTTTCTTCACGTAGGAACAGCTGGACTAAATGCTGAGAAGGACATAAAGCAGTGATCAATCTTTATACTGTTTCTTCTACTAGTCAGTGTTTCTACACAGGTTTGTTTTCTGCAATTGTCAAGGGTGGGCTGTGAGGTGGACTAGCTTCTAGGTAAATAACAGAATCAATTAAATATGTGCTGCATTCAAAAAGAAATTGAAGATCAAGAATTTTCATTGGATTTTGGTTCTCTAGCTCTAAGGAAAATCCAACTGGAGTCCAATGTTAAATAATGAAGTGGAAAACCTGAATATATTGTGTACTGTAAACAGAGAAACGATTTGGAAGATTCTGTACTTGTTCATCATTGCTTACCTGATATCCACTCTTCTCCGACTCTCCTGCGTGTAGGAAAGCTTCCACACCAGCAGGAGCGCTAGTCAGAGCGTCCAGAGCTCTAAAGATACACAGCTTCAGAGTGGAAGATAAGTGGTCTGCGTGGAGCAGCTCCAGTAAAACACCCAGGGCCCCTTCACGCAGCAGCGCTGTGAGGCCCTGTGGGCACTCAGTCAGGTGTGATGCTAGCTTGGCACCAGCTTTCAACTGTCTGAGGTTCAGAGCAATTGGTTGTGTGAGAGCAACCTCCATGCTCAGAGCTTGGAGAGCCCACTTGGCTAAGACTCCAACTGGATCCTTCACCTCGCTGTCTCCCTTTTTAATTAAATAGGCCAACGCTTTGCTCAGTAGTCCAGTTGCCTCTTCCAGAGCCGTGACCCAGCGAGCATCTCTGTCGTCACCAATGCTAACCAGTAGCTCTTTTAGTTGGGCAACAGCGTCAGCTTCTTCTCCAGGTTCTTTTGCATCACCAGCATCCCTGGGCTCCTCCACAATGGCCTTCTCAAACTGGGTATCAAAACGAGTCTTGTAAGGTGGGGTGAAGTAGAGCAGGGGCCTGAGTTCTCGCTCATATGGGTCATACTGGACCGGTGGGACAGAAGCCAGGTCCTCAGGAGTGTAGTCCATGTCAAAGGTGGGCAACTTGAAGCTACTATTATCCAAGTCGTCTTCATCACTTGAAATCTGCTCATAACCATCATCTCCTGGTAGGATGGGAGAGATAGAAGAGCAGGACAATTTCACAAAGTTAATTTACAGCAAAGACATTCCCATAAGGCTTTAATTACTATTTGAGTCATAAAAATGTGCATGAGAATGAATGAGAATGAGGAGGCCAGTGACTTCTACATATTTTCTTGCTTGTTCATAGATATATCCCCACGCCATATCTACTCAGACACGGCAGCATCACTCCAAACATGCAGGGTTAGTTTGACATGCAGGATGAGACGACAGCACAAGCTCAGCCATGGCCGTGAGGATGTGTGAGGTACCACTGCAAACCACAGCTTATGAATCTCGATCATAAGCCTTCAGAGTAGGCCGGCAGAGGGCTACTTGAGAGTTTGAAGCATCCAGCAGTTGTAGATGATGGCAGCATGACAGAGCACACACTCTTGGACTGTCAATCAGCCACAAATGGACCCTTCTCCCGTGGCCCCTTGGGAAGTCTGGTGAGTTTGCGGTGCCAAGGGGTCCAGGGGCCAAGAGTCCATTTGGGATTGTAGCCTATCCTACTCTCACATAAGCACTCCCCTACCTTCCTCcatttcctcttcctcgtcctcaccctcatcttcctcctcctcttcttcctcctcctccagagcgCTTCCCTCTGTACGggcatcctcttcctcctccggctcctcctcttcatcaccctcCTCTGGCTCAGCATCTGAATACGTCTCATCAGCAGGCAGGGATCTCTCAGGTGACACGGCCTCTAGGTAGTCGTCGCGACCCTCGCGTGGCTCATCTTTGACCACGCCCACTGTAGATGTCCCAGCAAAGATGCACAGTTTAACCAACATACCCACAGGAGACCCATGGTGGACCTGCAAACTGCATTTATTCGCCAAAAATAATAGTCTATTTGTGCTCAACAGTTCTGGAATCGTCATGGTGTTTTAACCCTTTTAAAACATAATGCTTATAATTTACATTGAAATCAAAGATTTTCCAaccattttgttattttcccaCCTGgcaggcagccactggtttTCAATAAACAATTTACACTAGGAAAATCAGCATGCAGAGACTTGCTGGGAACAAGTACCCCATCACAGAGAACATTTTTGTGCTACTGACAAATGCAAGGGCACATCTGCAAAGTTTACACATAGAAAACCCACATTAACATACCGTAATAATGTTGCTAACACAGATTTAGTTCAACATTACGCTGGCTGTCATGGATAACTACATATAGCAAGACCCAATAAATATTATCTGTCCTATTGTTGTGAATTAACTGAAACAATGGGAATCCTTGCTTATAGACAATAGATAAAATAACGAACAATTGAAGCTCTCACCCGTCACTTGGACctgctcctcatcatcatcatctggcGGTGGCGGTCCAGGTGGAGTACGAGGCCCTCTGGGTGCTGGTCTGGGTGGGCTGCCATTGTATTGTTCGTCTTTTTCCCactcttaaaaacacaaagaacagatTTATGATGTGACGAACAAATCTGGGAAAAGAAGTGATAAACTACTCATTGGATATTAAGGTGAGAGTCTTGGGTAGTTTCAGCTTGATTTGCCCACCTTGTTTAACGATCCTCTTGGGCCCGGTTGGCTgttgagggggtgggggtggtggaggagggggcgAGGCTTGGTCATGTCCGTGAGAGCGCTCCGCTGTACCGTACACTGCCACAGTCAGACTGGTGTACC encodes the following:
- the virma gene encoding protein virilizer homolog isoform X4, with translation MAGDIATELLFLDTFKHQNAELTNVDVVRFPCGVLVTEVRVIPPGIKAHSNVPDSRAFGETSPHAFQLELFFNNVAKPNSPAFNRLGSLEYDENKSIVFRPSGKVNTDGLVLRGWYTSLTVAVYGTAERSHGHDQASPPPPPPPPPQQPTGPKRIVKQEWEKDEQYNGSPPRPAPRGPRTPPGPPPPDDDDEEQVQVTVGVVKDEPREGRDDYLEAVSPERSLPADETYSDAEPEEGDEEEEPEEEEDARTEGSALEEEEEEEEEDEGEDEEEEMEEGDDGYEQISSDEDDLDNSSFKLPTFDMDYTPEDLASVPPVQYDPYERELRPLLYFTPPYKTRFDTQFEKAIVEEPRDAGDAKEPGEEADAVAQLKELLVSIGDDRDARWVTALEEATGLLSKALAYLIKKGDSEVKDPVGVLAKWALQALSMEVALTQPIALNLRQLKAGAKLASHLTECPQGLTALLREGALGVLLELLHADHLSSTLKLCIFRALDALTSAPAGVEAFLHAGESEKSGYQHLVQLFLREETVRVITAGNAILQKSHMYEVLVDLQNTAAAWSETHQEDMEEADSPMEEEPSLAYPPVCEAELDRLAGVLEELHHLLETAPYCMVQPPGKAFPTSARITGPQERDDPYPALYRYMHACHFLESTTVVLSAAAAAGHVGVTQAVREVLRFLSLTQPGLLFLLAQPSPTNLLLRLLASMSDAESEESTLTGGEGALTGPGFGEEGFGVWLMQALHALQGVSELMSHVATGGEGGAGLEEGDNAEVLGLLHALYLMTFTQTGRSAVAHICSLDNNLSCLVTLLQHHSKDGQGEAKARKAVTYNYACMLVLLVVQSSNELRMMEQFASPLLSLAKADDTNAKLQELSKWLEPLEKLRFEIGSIPTLLEYIKQNVENVLTADGTGLVTALRVLGHIASPPPAVEGQQRDLKWSLAGVQLFSGEGLDTCVRILQKLCSVLLQPWRVHGHMGPTPQRCMILSICISTLRLLRTMLTELLRRGAFQFRDTRVASVLVTLHMIVCSIPASGRLDGEETRVQALIVDVLLTFTQGVNEKVTHTEETLASNTWSLMLKEVLGSLLKAPEGLFSGLTLLSELLPLPLPMQSTQVISVQDVAVALNTRKLWSMHIRAQWKVFSEALRCVCGTTCPPLLAMLRRVFVQLADLSSPTATLIMKTLVELLLEELQPVEGKGVCWVQALRLLSLMDALVSQRACKSAALHLLSGAVSGDEQLADLFPLLLPLLVPPTGPCLQQQQCSELVGTILQSLCDQDISLVISPPGESCVSEVEQLANALPGREMMSSVCNALLEVLGNAESSVPLLLTSLRTLTFFTEHDYGLYHFKVALKKHGAALCSLLKRLVCAFNKDSADLLSALLDFLRQILNTDAMCVDEAQGSGEETSFSHAPRFLSGSEMKALLQWEESESHPLPSLEKQITKLSKEDESLEAMLENVIVLRQTLETATDTPPAADTEPTLPAPETLGAQFNHRTVFILSEALDEQLKALWFSPFQTDDIEADLDMVKVDLVGLAQACCPELDLKAELERSFLSEPSSPGHAKATKGFRLGKHKHETFITSSGKSDYTEPAKRAHIMAAPRGRGGRGGFGQNLCRPHDIFRQRKQNTSRPPSMHVDDFVAAEFKDITPLGLLAQKRLPKSSPKPPTRGLFTGNRGRATFHSQTRFFTPPQPKGVLLTGNYTRREGGRGSSWSGQVPGITHRGTYSEPRGGQGNFTRGPLPSRQPPASAYRLAPRDRAPRGRGGTGLSWLSGGGGGGGGSAGGGGGGGGGGRGSQGSKFSGGGGGGGGSGGGRGRHVRSFTR